The Salirhabdus salicampi DNA segment GAAGCTGTTTGTACAGAAGAGGATTGAGAAACCTGTTCCCCTATATGTTGTTCGGAGTATTTTGTTTCTGACATATTTGTTCCCCTCTTTTCTTCTTCGTACATGGTTTGGTCTGATGATGATTTATGGTCTTGCTCATTGTTTGCTAGCAATGTTTGTATATACTCTTTAGCAAAATGGATTGGTAACAATTGAATAATAGTAGAATCAATTAGTGAACCAATTTTTAGTTTGAAAGACACCGCAGCAAAGGTTTCCTCTTCTTCTAATACATCTAAACCTTGTCCACGCTCTACATCAATTTTATCAATTGAAGGCGTTGAAATATTAATCTTTCGATTTACCATAGTGGATATACTTGTAGCAGCTGTCCCCATCATCTGGTTCATTGCCTCTTGAAGAGCACTCAAGTGAATTTCACCTAAGTCTTCTTCCGGTGCCTCACCACTGCCACCTAACATTAAATCCGCAATAATTGCGGCAACATCACTCTTAATCACAAATAAATTAATACCAGAAAAGCCTTCCGTATAATTCACCCGGATTGCGACTTGCTCACTTTTGAAATGGCGTTTCAACGCTTCTTGCCCCATCACAGACACTTTCGGTGTTGTAATTTC contains these protein-coding regions:
- the fliY gene encoding flagellar motor switch phosphatase FliY, coding for MSNRDEMLSQEEINALLSTNEEEEITAQSPSSKPPVANSLSPLEQDTLGEVGNIAFNNAATTLSTLLSEMVEITTPKVSVMGQEALKRHFKSEQVAIRVNYTEGFSGINLFVIKSDVAAIIADLMLGGSGEAPEEDLGEIHLSALQEAMNQMMGTAATSISTMVNRKINISTPSIDKIDVERGQGLDVLEEEETFAAVSFKLKIGSLIDSTIIQLLPIHFAKEYIQTLLANNEQDHKSSSDQTMYEEEKRGTNMSETKYSEQHIGEQVSQSSSVQTASFPDFQDVSSKQQNTRNLDMLLDIPLNVSVELGRSQKTVKDILELSSGSIVELDKLAGEPVDIHVNNKLIAKGEVVVIEENFGVRVTDIISRSERIQKLK